A stretch of the Sulfurospirillum sp. UCH001 genome encodes the following:
- a CDS encoding RluA family pseudouridine synthase, whose protein sequence is MAYTFKKFVLEKPTLAFRFLMDTFNISMGEAQKMIDKRRVFVEDEQLLKKSALIVGNISVVVFEGSPKGLQPIFETEDFAVFEKPSGVMMHPRKRSDGYTLNDEIKSLYGKDANAAHRIDKSTSGLVLVGKHKQAEIELKHIFATRQVQKSYIALVHGKIDSVLMIDEKLKRDVETSQIRLKVHVDERGKASQTKISPLHYFADKDATLVEAIPYTGRQHQIRVHLFHVKHHIVGDPLYGIDEMAAEKFLDGLMSKEEQFELTKSSRLLLHAQSLSFEYKGIPYKIESTFDAKTIFYNLMKG, encoded by the coding sequence TTGGCGTATACTTTCAAAAAATTTGTTCTTGAAAAACCAACACTGGCCTTTCGTTTTTTAATGGATACCTTTAACATTAGTATGGGTGAAGCACAAAAAATGATTGACAAACGAAGAGTCTTTGTTGAGGATGAACAACTTCTCAAAAAATCAGCGCTGATTGTAGGCAACATTAGTGTTGTTGTTTTTGAAGGTTCTCCTAAAGGGCTACAACCCATTTTTGAAACTGAAGATTTTGCAGTTTTCGAAAAACCAAGTGGTGTAATGATGCATCCACGAAAACGCAGTGATGGTTATACTCTAAATGATGAAATAAAATCACTCTATGGGAAAGATGCAAATGCGGCTCATCGCATTGATAAAAGTACAAGTGGTTTAGTTTTGGTTGGCAAACACAAGCAAGCAGAAATTGAACTTAAACATATCTTTGCTACTAGGCAAGTTCAAAAAAGTTATATTGCCTTGGTTCATGGAAAAATTGATAGTGTTTTGATGATAGATGAAAAATTAAAACGTGATGTTGAGACAAGTCAAATTCGTTTGAAAGTTCATGTTGATGAACGAGGAAAAGCTTCTCAAACTAAAATTTCCCCCCTGCACTATTTTGCGGATAAAGATGCAACGTTGGTTGAGGCTATTCCTTACACTGGAAGACAGCACCAAATTAGAGTTCATTTGTTCCACGTGAAACATCACATTGTGGGCGATCCACTTTATGGAATTGATGAAATGGCTGCCGAAAAATTTTTAGATGGATTGATGAGCAAAGAAGAACAATTTGAATTAACAAAAAGCTCAAGATTACTTTTACATGCACAATCACTCTCTTTTGAATACAAAGGTATACCTTACAAGATAGAATCTACATTTGATGCAAAAACAATATTTTATAATTTAATGAAAGGATAG
- the rsmA gene encoding 16S rRNA (adenine(1518)-N(6)/adenine(1519)-N(6))-dimethyltransferase RsmA gives MIEAKKKFGQNFLKDSTVLNKIIQAMPRNDRKLVEIGPGLGDLTQELLKVKSLVAYEVDEDLCVYLRKKFSKEIDMGSLTLVHTDVLSQFEKGSLLNEPYDLVANLPYYIATTIILEALEDPYCKSIEVMVQKEVAEKFAAVPKTKEFTSLAILAQSIGSAELLFDVDPTSFDPQPKVVSSILKIDKQKEFVEGSFSGIFENKEQLQSFKKYLRSSFQSPRKTWLKNISSEFDKQSVKNLMQMHNLPETIRPHEISVLSHHLLFKHLRLNDARKRSNATTEQQ, from the coding sequence TTGATAGAGGCAAAAAAGAAATTTGGCCAAAATTTTTTAAAAGATAGTACTGTTCTGAATAAAATCATCCAAGCGATGCCCCGAAACGATCGTAAACTCGTTGAAATAGGGCCTGGCTTAGGTGATTTGACGCAAGAACTGCTAAAGGTTAAGTCTTTAGTAGCATACGAGGTCGATGAAGACTTGTGCGTTTATTTGAGAAAAAAATTCTCAAAAGAGATAGATATGGGGAGCCTAACATTGGTCCACACCGATGTTTTAAGCCAATTTGAAAAAGGGTCACTGCTCAATGAACCCTATGATTTGGTGGCGAATTTACCCTACTATATTGCGACAACTATTATTTTGGAAGCTTTAGAAGACCCTTATTGTAAATCAATAGAGGTAATGGTTCAAAAAGAGGTTGCAGAGAAATTTGCAGCAGTTCCTAAAACCAAAGAGTTTACTTCTTTAGCTATTTTAGCTCAAAGTATTGGTTCCGCAGAACTACTTTTTGATGTCGATCCAACATCGTTTGATCCACAGCCTAAAGTTGTCTCTTCTATTCTCAAAATTGACAAACAAAAAGAGTTTGTTGAGGGGTCATTCTCAGGTATCTTTGAAAATAAAGAGCAATTGCAAAGCTTTAAAAAATATTTGCGCAGCTCTTTTCAAAGTCCAAGAAAGACTTGGTTGAAAAATATTTCATCTGAGTTTGATAAGCAATCTGTAAAAAATTTGATGCAGATGCATAATCTCCCTGAAACCATTCGTCCTCATGAAATAAGCGTCTTGTCTCATCATCTACTATTTAAACATTTAAGGTTGAATGATGCAAGAAAACGAAGTAACGCAACAACAGAACAACAGTAA
- the rlmN gene encoding 23S rRNA (adenine(2503)-C(2))-methyltransferase RlmN encodes MEKQNIFDLSKEELSEVIKPSFRAKQIYQWLYQKYVTSFDEMKNLPKDLKEQLNATYYLDPLRIVKVEESRDGSKKYLFALKDGSTVESVLLPMKQEQTDEDGKLVHHTRYTICISSQVGCKIGCAFCLTGKSGFKRNLTVGEITSQILMIKRDNAIAENRRVNIVYMGMGEPLDNLTNVSKAVRIFNDLDGLSISPRRQTISTSGLSSQIEKLGKMDLGVLLAISLHAVDDELRQTLMPINKAYNIESIINAVKAFPIDARKRVMFEYLVMKGVNDDQKSAKKLVKLLHGIKSKVNLIYFNPHPGSDFGRPLEKDMVAFQQYLVDHGVLCTIRQSKGLDISAACGQLKDKEEKHDNA; translated from the coding sequence ATGGAAAAACAAAATATATTTGATCTTTCAAAAGAAGAACTATCTGAAGTTATAAAACCTTCTTTTAGAGCTAAACAAATCTATCAATGGCTCTATCAAAAATACGTTACGTCGTTTGATGAAATGAAAAATTTGCCAAAAGATTTAAAAGAGCAGCTCAATGCTACATACTATCTTGATCCACTTCGAATTGTAAAAGTTGAAGAGAGTAGGGATGGTAGTAAAAAATATCTTTTTGCACTTAAAGATGGGAGCACAGTGGAATCTGTTCTTCTACCTATGAAACAAGAACAAACTGATGAAGATGGTAAGCTTGTGCATCATACACGTTACACCATCTGTATCTCTTCACAGGTAGGCTGTAAAATTGGCTGCGCATTTTGTTTAACTGGTAAAAGTGGTTTTAAACGAAATCTCACAGTAGGTGAAATAACATCTCAAATTTTAATGATCAAACGAGATAACGCAATTGCAGAAAATAGGCGAGTTAACATTGTTTATATGGGCATGGGTGAACCATTAGACAACCTCACTAACGTGAGTAAGGCTGTACGTATCTTTAATGATTTAGATGGTCTTTCTATCTCACCGCGCAGGCAAACGATTTCTACGAGTGGACTCAGTTCTCAAATTGAAAAGTTGGGTAAGATGGATTTAGGCGTTTTACTAGCTATTTCACTTCATGCTGTTGATGATGAACTTAGACAAACACTTATGCCAATTAACAAAGCCTATAATATTGAATCCATCATCAATGCGGTAAAAGCATTCCCAATAGATGCTCGTAAACGGGTCATGTTTGAATATTTGGTCATGAAAGGAGTCAATGATGACCAAAAGAGTGCAAAGAAGCTGGTGAAGCTGCTACATGGCATAAAATCGAAAGTTAATTTGATTTATTTCAATCCTCATCCAGGAAGTGATTTTGGTAGACCTTTAGAGAAAGATATGGTTGCATTTCAACAATATCTTGTTGATCATGGTGTGTTGTGTACCATTCGCCAGTCAAAAGGATTGGACATCAGTGCAGCGTGTGGACAATTAAAAGATAAGGAAGAGAAACATGACAATGCTTGA
- a CDS encoding fumarylacetoacetate hydrolase family protein: MKTVIVDGSRVAPSKVVCVGRNYVEHIKELNNEVPTSMVLFMKPNSALSSELITGAQTPLHYEGEISFLIREGKLFAVGFGLDLTNRELQSELKAKGLPWERSKAFNGAAVMSQFVSIEESDIANLSMQLWINGALVQEGNSDLMIYKPLTVIDEINSFSTLVDNDIVMTGTPKGVGSYVKGDRFVGKIFLGDSEIISHEWVAK, encoded by the coding sequence ATGAAAACAGTTATAGTTGATGGTTCAAGAGTTGCACCTAGCAAAGTTGTTTGTGTTGGAAGAAATTATGTTGAGCATATCAAAGAGCTAAATAATGAAGTTCCTACTTCAATGGTTTTGTTTATGAAACCTAACTCTGCATTAAGTAGTGAGTTAATAACAGGAGCACAAACACCATTGCATTATGAAGGTGAAATTTCATTTTTGATTAGAGAAGGGAAGCTTTTTGCTGTTGGTTTTGGGCTTGATTTAACTAACCGTGAACTTCAAAGTGAGCTGAAAGCAAAAGGTTTACCATGGGAGAGATCTAAAGCTTTTAATGGTGCAGCTGTTATGAGTCAGTTTGTCAGTATAGAAGAATCTGATATAGCTAATCTCTCAATGCAATTATGGATTAATGGTGCGTTAGTTCAAGAAGGAAATAGTGACCTTATGATTTATAAACCACTCACTGTTATTGATGAAATTAACTCTTTTTCAACTCTTGTTGATAACGATATCGTTATGACAGGAACACCAAAAGGTGTTGGAAGCTATGTAAAGGGTGATAGATTTGTAGGAAAGATTTTTCTTGGAGATAGTGAAATTATATCACATGAATGGGTAGCTAAATAA
- a CDS encoding purine-nucleoside phosphorylase: MILCAGRNETFDFAKPIGVGLIESAINLTKLILEEKPAFLFFVGTAGSYGNYQPFEIVHSHSAANIELGYLQNQCYTPLKNQIDSEIPYVSRGTNYLSPIVNSSNYITVDTSIANKMIEKSIELENMEFFSVISVANQFKIPCSGLFVVTNYCNENAHTDFIKNHAKAKELIILHVEKNMKI; encoded by the coding sequence ATGATTCTCTGTGCAGGACGTAATGAAACGTTCGATTTTGCAAAACCAATTGGTGTTGGTCTTATAGAAAGTGCTATCAATCTTACAAAATTGATTCTTGAAGAAAAACCAGCTTTTTTATTTTTTGTTGGAACAGCAGGTAGCTATGGTAATTATCAACCATTTGAAATTGTTCATAGCCATAGTGCTGCCAATATTGAGCTAGGCTATTTACAAAATCAGTGCTATACCCCTTTAAAGAATCAAATTGATTCAGAGATTCCATATGTTTCACGTGGAACAAATTATCTTTCTCCTATTGTTAATTCAAGCAATTACATTACCGTTGATACATCAATCGCCAATAAAATGATTGAAAAGAGTATTGAACTTGAAAACATGGAATTTTTTTCGGTTATTAGTGTTGCCAATCAATTTAAAATTCCCTGTTCTGGTCTTTTTGTTGTAACAAATTATTGCAACGAAAATGCCCATACTGATTTTATAAAAAACCATGCAAAAGCAAAAGAACTTATTATATTGCATGTAGAAAAAAATATGAAAATTTGA
- the purB gene encoding adenylosuccinate lyase, whose protein sequence is MVERYAREEMKKHWTIEAKYDAWLKVEKAATKAWNKLGLIPDADCEKIVKNAKFNIERIDEIEKVTRHDVIAFLTSVADSLGEESRWVHYGMTSSDCIDTAVALQMRDSLAVIIDDVKVLMESLKTRAMEHKMTLMVGRSHGIHGEPITFGLVLAIWYEEIKRNLKNLENVMEVISVGQISGAMGNMAHSPIELEELVCEDLGLTPAPVSNQVIQRDRYAALMNALALLASSCEKIAVAVRHYQRTEVYECEEFFEKGQKGSSAMPHKRNPVLSENITGLCRMIRSYAIPAMENVALWHERDISHSSVERFILPDGFITTDFMLNRLNSVISKLVVYPENMMRNLNLTGGLVFSQRILLELPLKNVSREDAYKIVQRNAMKVWEDLQQGKPALNAEGESLYLQNLLADEDLRAKLSEAEIRECFDYGYYTKNVDKIFQRVFK, encoded by the coding sequence ATGGTAGAGCGCTACGCAAGAGAAGAGATGAAAAAGCATTGGACAATTGAGGCAAAATATGACGCATGGCTCAAAGTTGAAAAAGCTGCAACAAAAGCGTGGAATAAACTAGGCCTCATTCCAGATGCTGATTGTGAGAAAATCGTTAAAAATGCAAAGTTCAATATTGAACGAATTGATGAAATTGAAAAAGTGACACGCCATGATGTTATCGCTTTCTTGACAAGTGTTGCCGATAGCCTTGGTGAAGAGAGCAGATGGGTACATTATGGTATGACAAGTTCTGATTGTATCGATACTGCTGTAGCACTTCAAATGCGTGACTCTTTAGCCGTTATTATTGATGATGTTAAAGTGCTTATGGAATCTTTGAAAACGAGAGCTATGGAACATAAAATGACTTTGATGGTCGGAAGAAGTCATGGAATTCATGGTGAGCCTATTACGTTCGGTCTCGTTCTTGCAATTTGGTATGAAGAGATCAAACGAAACCTCAAAAATCTTGAAAATGTAATGGAAGTAATTTCTGTTGGACAAATCAGTGGAGCTATGGGGAATATGGCTCATTCACCTATTGAGCTTGAAGAACTTGTTTGTGAAGATTTAGGACTCACTCCTGCACCTGTTTCAAACCAAGTGATTCAACGTGATCGTTATGCTGCTTTGATGAATGCTCTAGCACTCTTAGCATCAAGTTGTGAAAAAATTGCTGTGGCTGTTCGTCACTATCAACGTACAGAAGTTTATGAATGTGAAGAGTTCTTTGAAAAAGGACAAAAGGGCAGCTCTGCAATGCCTCACAAACGCAATCCAGTCTTAAGTGAGAATATCACTGGTCTTTGCCGTATGATTCGCTCTTATGCTATCCCTGCTATGGAAAACGTTGCATTGTGGCATGAAAGAGATATCAGTCACAGTTCAGTTGAACGTTTTATTTTACCAGATGGTTTTATCACAACAGACTTTATGCTTAACCGTCTTAACAGCGTTATCTCTAAACTTGTGGTTTACCCTGAAAATATGATGAGAAACCTTAACCTTACAGGTGGACTTGTCTTTTCACAAAGAATTCTTCTAGAACTCCCTCTTAAAAATGTTTCACGTGAAGATGCTTACAAAATTGTTCAACGTAATGCGATGAAAGTTTGGGAAGACCTACAACAAGGAAAACCTGCCCTTAATGCTGAGGGAGAGAGCTTATACCTTCAAAACTTATTAGCAGATGAGGACTTAAGAGCAAAACTTAGTGAAGCAGAAATCAGAGAGTGTTTTGACTATGGCTACTATACAAAAAATGTTGATAAAATCTTTCAAAGGGTGTTTAAATAA
- the hisF gene encoding imidazole glycerol phosphate synthase subunit HisF — MEHFAKRIIPCLDVKNGRVVKGVNFVGLKDAGDPVEIAKRYNEEGADELTFLDITASHEGRGTIVDIVEKVAREVFIPLTVGGGIRTLDDIYRLLNVGCDKVSINSPAIANPHFIDESSKRFGSQCIVVAIDAKRMGDSWHVFINGGRIDTGLDALAWAKEAQERGAGEILLTSMDCDGAKNGYDIPLTSQMSNMLNIPVIASGGAGTMEHIKDAFLNGADAALAASIFHFKEIDIMDLKRYLAHEGIAVRL; from the coding sequence ATGGAGCATTTTGCTAAACGTATTATCCCTTGTCTCGATGTTAAAAATGGACGTGTTGTAAAGGGTGTTAATTTTGTTGGACTCAAAGATGCAGGAGATCCTGTTGAAATAGCAAAACGCTATAATGAAGAGGGTGCAGATGAACTCACTTTTTTAGATATTACAGCGAGTCATGAAGGTCGTGGAACGATTGTAGATATTGTTGAAAAAGTTGCACGAGAAGTTTTTATACCACTCACTGTTGGAGGGGGTATTCGAACACTGGATGATATTTACCGTCTTTTAAATGTAGGATGCGATAAAGTAAGCATCAATTCTCCTGCTATTGCAAATCCGCATTTTATTGATGAGTCATCAAAACGTTTTGGTTCACAGTGTATTGTTGTCGCAATTGATGCTAAACGTATGGGTGATTCGTGGCATGTTTTTATCAATGGTGGAAGGATTGATACTGGTCTTGATGCTCTTGCTTGGGCTAAAGAAGCGCAAGAACGTGGAGCAGGAGAAATACTTTTAACTTCTATGGACTGTGATGGCGCAAAAAATGGTTATGATATCCCATTAACCTCTCAAATGAGCAATATGCTTAACATTCCTGTCATTGCAAGTGGTGGAGCGGGGACGATGGAACATATCAAAGATGCATTTTTAAATGGTGCTGATGCTGCACTTGCTGCTTCCATTTTCCACTTTAAAGAAATTGATATTATGGATTTAAAACGCTACCTCGCACATGAGGGAATTGCAGTAAGATTATGA